Below is a genomic region from Bradyrhizobium sp. 1(2017).
GCTGAAAGGCGCCGCGCCGGCGCGGCCGCACGCGTTGAAAGCGCAGGATGGCGCCGGCACCGCGGCCGCGCAGCGCCGCCTGACCGCTGAACCAGGCCAGCTCGAGCCGCAGCCGCTCCAGCCATCTGTCGTCGGATGCCAAGGTTCCACCTTCGCGCACGCTGGCGCCTTGTTCCCTGTCCTATCGTCATTACCCTTTGTTGACCTTTCTTTGCAAAGGTCGGCCAGAGGCCGAACTACGTCTATTTTGATTTCTCGACAGGTTTCGCAAATGACCATGGCTGCGGCGATGCAAAGCCGGACGGCAGAAGCGCCAGCGCGGTCGAAAGCGAGCCGCATCGCCCATGTCGATATCGTCACCGATCTCGGCGAGGTCGAGGCGGCCTGGCGCGCCTTCGAGCAGAGCGGCCACCTCTTCACGCCCTATCAGTGCTTCGACCTGCTCGGCCCCTGGCAGCAGCTGGTCGGTGCCCGCGAAGGGGCGCGCCCTTTCGTCGTGATCGCCCGCGACGCCGAGCACCGGCCACTGCTGCTGCTGCCGCTGTCCCTTCACCAGAGCCACGGCGTGCGCACAGCCTGCTTCATGGGCGGCAAGCACACGACCTTCAACATGGGCCTGTGGGACGCCGAATTCGCGGCGCAGGCGGTTCTCGCCGATCTCGACGCGCTGCTCGCGCCGCTCCGCAAGCACGTCGACGTGCTCTCGCTGACGCAGCAGCCCGAGCGCTGGCACGACCAGCAGAACCCGTTTGCGCTGCTGCCGCGGCAGAGCTCCATCAACGGCTGCCCGTTGCTGGCGATGGAGCCGGGCGGACCGCCCGAATCGCGGATCAGCAATTCCTTCCGTCGCCGCCTCAAGAGCAAGGAGAAGAAGCTCCAGGCCCTCGCCGGCTACCGCTACCATCTCGCGACGGCCGATGCCGACATCGTGCGCCTGCTCGACTGGTTCTTTCGCGTCAAGCCGGCGCGCATGGAGGAGCAGAAGCTGCCGAACGTCTTCGCAGAGCCCGGCGTCGAGCAGTTCATCCGCCGCGCCTGCCTGTCCCGGCGCGGAGATGGACGCGTGATCGACATCCACGCGCTCGAATGCGACGAGGAGGTGATCGCGATCTTCGCGGGCGTTGCCGACGGCCAGCGCTTCTCGATGATGTTCAACACCTACACGATGTCCGAGCACGCCCGGTACAGCCCGGGCCTGATCCTGATGCGCTACATCATCGACCACTGCGCCGGGCACGGCTACCGCTCGCTCGACCTCGGCATCGGTTCGGACGACTACAAGCGGATGTTCTGCAAGGACGACGAAGACATCTTTGACAGCTTCGTTCCCCTGACCTCGCGCGGAAAGCTCGCGGCAATGGCGATGTCGTCATTGAACCGCGGCAAGCGGCTGGTGAAGCAGAACCAGATGCTGTTCGACCTCGCCCGCAGGCTGAGGCAGGCGTTCGGGTAAGAATTCTCCGCTTGCGAGGTGCCCTTCCTTCTTCCCTTGCGGGAGAAGGTGGCGCGCGAATGCGCGCCGGATGAGGGGTATGTCTCCGCTCGCAGGACCGTTCGTGAGGATAGAACCCCTCACCCGTCTCGCCGCTATGCGGCGATGTCCAGCGGATGGATGGGTAACACAATAGACCGGATGGATAGGTGACAGTCGTTCATGATTTGATCAGCTGCGGCGCTGCGCTAGCGCAGCGCCGCAGCTCGCGTGTTTGCTGGTCGATGATGCCGATCGGCACGTCGAAGAAGCGCACTTGCCAGGCTCCGTCCTCGGTTTCCTCGACAGCGACTGCTTCACCGCCGAGAGCGCTGCAGATGTGGATGAGGTCGCCACGCCATTTGATCTCGCCGTTGGAGCGAACCTGGCGAACCGCGGCTTCGGATGGATAATCAGGCTTGGGAAGCCGCCTTGGCATCTCACGGGGCGAAGGCTGATAGCAGCTGGCAGGCGGGCGCTGGCCAAGCGCTTCGTGCGGCCGCTCTTCATTGTAGTCGCGTGCAAATGCCGAGAACCGACGAGCCTGCGCCGCCCGGGTTGGCGGCGGTGGCCGCATGGCTTCCAGAAGCGTGAGGTGAAAGCGCTCGTGCCGGCCGTTCTGCTGCGGGTGGCCAGGATCAATCCGTTCATGACGGATACCAAGCTTGATCCACCATACCGACAGCGCCGTCAGGCCGGTGGTTCCGGTCGAGGCGAATGGCGAGCCGTTGTCGGAGCGGATGATCTGCGGCAAGCCGTACTCGCGAAACGCCCGCTCCAGCAGTGGTTGGCATTCGCCATATTGCGTGCTGCCCGTCGCCGCCAAACTAATCAAATAGCGGCTGAAGCCGTCGGTCACTGTGAAGGGTTCAACCCGAGAG
It encodes:
- a CDS encoding GNAT family N-acetyltransferase encodes the protein MTMAAAMQSRTAEAPARSKASRIAHVDIVTDLGEVEAAWRAFEQSGHLFTPYQCFDLLGPWQQLVGAREGARPFVVIARDAEHRPLLLLPLSLHQSHGVRTACFMGGKHTTFNMGLWDAEFAAQAVLADLDALLAPLRKHVDVLSLTQQPERWHDQQNPFALLPRQSSINGCPLLAMEPGGPPESRISNSFRRRLKSKEKKLQALAGYRYHLATADADIVRLLDWFFRVKPARMEEQKLPNVFAEPGVEQFIRRACLSRRGDGRVIDIHALECDEEVIAIFAGVADGQRFSMMFNTYTMSEHARYSPGLILMRYIIDHCAGHGYRSLDLGIGSDDYKRMFCKDDEDIFDSFVPLTSRGKLAAMAMSSLNRGKRLVKQNQMLFDLARRLRQAFG
- a CDS encoding integrase core domain-containing protein, yielding MDQRIKFIADQRSGLWTMTELCDRYEISRKTGYKWLERYRLEGPGGLAERSHAARVHGRATPRHIVDAIVGLRLERPSWGPRKIVSRLEARQGDVDWPSASTAGEILKRAGLVSSRRVRRRAPPRMGQLTVPRHANHVWALDHKGWIRLGDGSRVEPFTVTDGFSRYLISLAATGSTQYGECQPLLERAFREYGLPQIIRSDNGSPFASTGTTGLTALSVWWIKLGIRHERIDPGHPQQNGRHERFHLTLLEAMRPPPPTRAAQARRFSAFARDYNEERPHEALGQRPPASCYQPSPREMPRRLPKPDYPSEAAVRQVRSNGEIKWRGDLIHICSALGGEAVAVEETEDGAWQVRFFDVPIGIIDQQTRELRRCASAAPQLIKS